A window of Reinekea marina contains these coding sequences:
- a CDS encoding NAD-dependent epimerase/dehydratase family protein, which produces MSRILLAGLGDLNSRVAALAQNQGHEVIALRRTVDAQNQTVQQVGIDLSQERWPDYQADYLIVALSAQTRSLEGYQKAYLAPLEQLNQSLSSWKKRPKRIIVVSSSRVFGENHGEYLYDDSLAQSDDPYANILLAMERQLHAIESNTCAATLSGIYSAQRDWLKRQASKPREELPVTNHWTNRIHINDAAAALMHLITFEQPLPDRVLITDKQPMPMYEVLNYLRLKAGLPKIDSVPVISGGKQLIPKFLESSGFTWQFPTAKSGGYSCN; this is translated from the coding sequence ATGAGTCGAATTCTTTTGGCTGGATTAGGAGACCTCAACAGTCGAGTGGCTGCGCTGGCGCAAAACCAAGGGCACGAGGTTATTGCTTTGCGTCGCACCGTAGACGCCCAAAACCAAACAGTTCAGCAGGTGGGCATAGATTTATCGCAAGAGCGTTGGCCGGATTATCAGGCCGATTACCTAATTGTGGCGTTATCGGCTCAAACACGATCGCTTGAAGGGTATCAAAAAGCCTATTTAGCGCCTTTAGAACAGCTGAACCAGTCTTTATCTTCTTGGAAAAAGCGTCCTAAAAGAATTATTGTGGTCAGTTCGAGCCGAGTTTTTGGTGAAAACCATGGTGAGTATTTATACGATGACAGCTTGGCTCAATCTGATGACCCTTATGCCAACATTTTATTGGCAATGGAGCGGCAACTTCACGCGATAGAATCAAATACTTGCGCTGCAACACTGAGTGGAATTTACAGTGCACAGCGAGATTGGCTTAAACGTCAAGCGAGCAAACCTAGAGAAGAACTGCCTGTTACGAATCACTGGACTAACCGAATTCATATTAATGATGCCGCAGCGGCGTTAATGCATTTAATAACTTTTGAGCAGCCGTTACCTGATCGCGTTTTAATTACCGACAAACAACCGATGCCTATGTATGAGGTTCTAAACTATTTGCGGCTAAAGGCTGGTTTGCCAAAGATCGACAGTGTTCCAGTGATTAGCGGCGGAAAGCAGTTGATTCCAAAATTTTTAGAATCCAGCGGATTTACCTGGCAGTTCCCCACCGCAAAAAGCGGCGGGTATTCATGCAATTAG
- the recG gene encoding ATP-dependent DNA helicase RecG, with product MQNPLSLSFSVTKLKGAGPKIAEKLAGLGIVCIQDLLFHLPYKYQDRTKITPIASLRLGMAVVVEAEVKAATVAFGRRRALLVKIQDGSGLLTLRFFHFSRAQQASLKTGHRIRCYGEVRMGPTGLEMVHPEYSAREEGDFPALENTLTPLYPSSEGLNQIRLRGLIEQALAILKAQAGLPEWLPANWLQEWRLPTLTQALFSLHHPISEQDVAMLLEGNHPAQSRLALEELLAHHLSLQQIRAQAKSHGAPAIKASEYLVPDLLAALPFKLTNAQLKVSGEISEDLAKPSPMMRLVQGDVGSGKTLVALVAALQAIEQGFQVALMAPTELLAEQHFRNMQQWCEPLDVSIDLLLGKSTKKQRDELLPKLADGSIQLITGTHALFQKGVDFGNLGLIIIDEQHRFGVQQRLSLKEKAINGNPHQLAMTATPIPRTLAMTAFADLDLSVIDELPPGRTPVVTASISQDKRDAVIARVFHAVQEGRQVYWVCTLIEESEDLQAEAAEASANRLAEALPHLRIGLLHGKLKPKDKSQLMNAFKAQELDILVATTVIEVGVDVPNASVMIIENPERLGLSQLHQLRGRVGRGTTESYCLLMYGHPLSEQGKQRLEVMRSTNDGFVIAEEDLKIRGPGEVLGTRQTGAIGFRVADIDRDQHWLEVVPELANKLMSEYPNHVDPIIKRWLFDAERFAQV from the coding sequence ATGCAAAACCCATTAAGTCTGAGTTTTTCTGTTACCAAGCTTAAAGGTGCAGGCCCTAAAATTGCTGAAAAGCTCGCGGGGCTGGGTATTGTCTGCATCCAAGACTTACTGTTTCATTTGCCCTATAAATATCAAGACCGCACGAAAATAACGCCTATTGCTTCTTTGCGGCTAGGCATGGCGGTTGTGGTCGAGGCGGAAGTAAAGGCGGCCACAGTTGCCTTTGGTAGACGCCGTGCTTTATTGGTAAAAATTCAAGATGGCAGTGGGCTACTGACATTACGCTTTTTTCATTTTTCTCGTGCTCAACAAGCGTCCCTAAAAACAGGGCATCGCATTCGATGCTACGGCGAAGTACGTATGGGTCCAACTGGCTTAGAGATGGTGCACCCAGAATACTCCGCTCGTGAAGAAGGCGACTTCCCAGCATTAGAAAACACCCTAACACCGCTATACCCATCGTCTGAAGGCTTGAATCAAATTCGACTACGCGGCCTAATTGAACAGGCACTGGCCATTTTAAAAGCCCAAGCCGGGCTCCCTGAATGGTTGCCGGCTAACTGGTTGCAAGAATGGCGCTTGCCAACTCTAACCCAAGCTTTATTCAGTTTGCACCACCCTATCAGTGAACAAGACGTAGCTATGCTCTTAGAGGGCAATCACCCAGCTCAATCGCGCTTAGCTTTAGAGGAGTTGTTAGCGCACCATTTAAGTTTGCAGCAAATACGAGCCCAAGCCAAAAGCCATGGCGCACCTGCAATAAAGGCTTCTGAATATTTAGTCCCTGATTTATTGGCGGCACTGCCATTTAAACTCACCAATGCGCAATTGAAGGTCAGTGGTGAAATCAGCGAAGATCTGGCCAAACCCTCTCCAATGATGCGACTGGTTCAAGGGGATGTTGGCTCTGGTAAAACGTTAGTCGCGTTGGTTGCTGCGCTGCAAGCCATTGAGCAAGGATTTCAAGTGGCGCTAATGGCGCCCACAGAACTGCTGGCCGAGCAGCATTTTCGCAACATGCAACAATGGTGTGAGCCTTTAGACGTGTCGATTGACCTGCTGTTAGGTAAAAGCACCAAAAAACAACGCGATGAATTATTACCTAAATTGGCAGACGGGAGCATCCAGTTAATCACCGGAACTCACGCTCTGTTTCAGAAAGGCGTTGATTTCGGCAACCTCGGGCTAATTATCATCGATGAACAACATCGTTTCGGCGTTCAGCAGCGGCTATCACTGAAAGAAAAAGCCATTAATGGCAACCCACACCAATTGGCCATGACCGCCACGCCTATCCCTAGAACGCTTGCCATGACCGCATTTGCCGATCTTGATTTGTCCGTGATCGATGAACTTCCTCCAGGGCGAACTCCAGTAGTGACGGCATCTATCAGCCAAGACAAGCGCGATGCCGTCATTGCTCGTGTTTTTCACGCCGTTCAAGAAGGCCGCCAAGTATATTGGGTGTGCACGCTGATTGAAGAATCTGAAGATTTACAAGCCGAAGCCGCGGAAGCCAGCGCCAACCGCTTAGCCGAAGCGCTGCCGCATTTAAGAATTGGTCTATTGCACGGTAAGTTAAAACCGAAAGATAAATCTCAACTCATGAATGCCTTTAAAGCTCAAGAGCTCGATATTCTTGTCGCCACCACCGTTATTGAGGTGGGTGTTGATGTGCCAAATGCCAGTGTGATGATTATTGAAAACCCCGAACGCTTAGGGCTATCTCAGCTTCACCAACTTAGAGGTCGCGTGGGGCGAGGCACAACTGAGAGCTATTGTTTATTAATGTATGGCCACCCACTCTCTGAACAAGGAAAACAACGCCTTGAAGTTATGCGCAGCACTAACGACGGTTTCGTTATAGCCGAGGAAGATTTAAAAATACGCGGACCGGGCGAAGTATTGGGAACACGACAAACAGGAGCGATTGGATTTAGAGTTGCCGACATCGACCGTGATCAACACTGGTTAGAAGTGGTGCCTGAATTAGCCAACAAGCTTATGTCTGAGTACCCTAACCATGTAGACCCAATCATAAAACGCTGGTTGTTTGACGCTGAACGCTTTGCCCAGGTGTAA
- the ppnN gene encoding nucleotide 5'-monophosphate nucleosidase PpnN, which produces MTKPNTIDASITPIGSLEVLSQFEVSKLKQAGENGLYELFRRCVLAILNTGSDSDNAKTILQNYPDFRIDIVQQDRGIRLNLYNAPADAFVDGAMITSTREMVFAALRDIVWTESERKNDLSEQASGSAITDYVFHFLRNAKMLLPGQQPNLVVCWGGHSINEVEYEYTKEVGHELGLRRLDICTGCGPGAMKGPMKGATISHAKQRILNARYIGLTEPAIITAEAPNPIVNDLAILPDIEKRLEAFVRLGHGIIIFPGGPGTAEELLYILGILLHPDNKEIPFPLILTGPKEAADYFKQLHEFIAQTLGYQAQQKYKIIVDDPIAAAREMTTGMQLVTDYRRKAADAYHFNWKLHIDPIFQEPFHATHDNMAKLNLHKNAPVHLLAADLRRAFSGIVAGNVKEQGINLIEEKGPFEIHGDPEILQPLDNLLEAFVAQKRMKLPGSAYVPCYKVIA; this is translated from the coding sequence ATGACCAAACCAAATACGATAGATGCCTCGATTACTCCGATTGGCAGCTTAGAAGTATTATCTCAATTTGAAGTAAGTAAATTAAAGCAGGCTGGCGAAAATGGGCTATACGAATTGTTTCGCCGCTGCGTTCTCGCCATTTTAAATACCGGGTCCGACAGCGATAACGCAAAAACCATTTTACAAAACTACCCCGACTTTCGAATCGATATTGTTCAGCAAGATCGTGGCATTCGCCTAAATTTATACAATGCCCCTGCCGATGCATTTGTCGATGGCGCTATGATCACTTCGACCAGAGAAATGGTGTTTGCAGCACTGCGCGACATCGTGTGGACGGAAAGCGAACGCAAAAACGATTTATCTGAACAAGCCAGCGGCTCGGCCATCACCGATTATGTATTTCATTTTCTACGTAACGCCAAAATGCTGTTGCCGGGTCAGCAACCAAATTTGGTTGTATGTTGGGGAGGCCATTCGATCAATGAAGTCGAATATGAATATACCAAAGAAGTTGGCCACGAACTTGGTTTGAGAAGACTCGATATTTGCACAGGGTGTGGCCCAGGTGCAATGAAAGGCCCTATGAAAGGCGCAACTATTTCGCATGCAAAGCAACGCATTTTAAATGCTCGTTACATTGGGTTAACCGAGCCGGCCATTATTACCGCTGAAGCGCCGAACCCTATAGTTAACGATCTAGCCATATTGCCCGATATTGAAAAGCGCCTCGAAGCGTTTGTGCGCTTAGGCCACGGCATTATCATATTCCCTGGCGGTCCTGGTACAGCTGAAGAGCTGCTGTATATATTGGGTATTTTGTTGCATCCCGATAACAAGGAAATTCCCTTCCCGTTAATTTTAACGGGCCCAAAAGAAGCCGCCGACTATTTTAAACAGCTTCATGAATTTATTGCTCAAACATTGGGTTACCAAGCGCAGCAAAAATATAAAATAATTGTCGATGACCCCATTGCGGCGGCTAGAGAAATGACCACCGGCATGCAACTGGTAACAGATTACCGTCGCAAAGCAGCCGATGCTTACCACTTTAATTGGAAACTGCACATTGACCCCATTTTCCAAGAACCTTTCCATGCCACGCACGATAATATGGCCAAACTTAACCTGCATAAAAACGCACCCGTGCACTTGCTTGCAGCCGATCTAAGACGAGCGTTCAGTGGTATTGTGGCCGGTAATGTAAAAGAACAGGGCATAAATTTAATTGAAGAGAAAGGACCTTTCGAGATACACGGCGACCCCGAAATTCTGCAACCACTCGATAACTTGCTAGAAGCCTTTGTAGCGCAAAAACGTATGAAGTTACCCGGCAGTGCTTACGTGCCCTGCTACAAGGTCATTGCCTAG
- a CDS encoding homoserine kinase, whose product MLSHYDLGGYVSHQGISAGVENTNYFVSTDQHELVLTIFEKHSFEELPFFVELGEHLHKHHCSVPQPYRQADGQFIFTIKGKPGVFFERVSGGHVEHTQPYIEAIATALAKVHLATAEFNAQREHSHGLAWVKRTLAQIQPTLAENEQIIASKAIEHISQLPTSLPQGVIHADLFHDNALFDQQKLSGIIDWYFAGIDSYALDIAITLNDWCLNDDDAVFADNQVRFMAAYQSVRPLSKDELQAVPILQVQSGLRFWLSRLLAQREHGASSEAITVKDPELMKRLLVRLMSSLGTIL is encoded by the coding sequence TTGCTGTCGCACTACGATCTGGGGGGATACGTTTCTCATCAAGGTATCAGCGCTGGCGTTGAAAATACAAATTATTTTGTCAGTACCGATCAGCACGAGCTGGTATTGACCATTTTTGAAAAGCACAGCTTTGAAGAGCTGCCCTTTTTTGTTGAACTCGGTGAACATTTACACAAACACCATTGCAGCGTTCCTCAGCCGTATCGCCAAGCCGATGGCCAGTTTATATTCACTATCAAAGGCAAGCCTGGCGTATTTTTTGAACGCGTGAGCGGTGGCCATGTTGAACACACACAGCCATACATTGAAGCTATTGCAACCGCGTTGGCAAAAGTTCACTTAGCGACAGCCGAATTCAACGCTCAACGCGAACACAGCCACGGCTTAGCTTGGGTAAAGCGTACGCTGGCTCAAATTCAACCCACGCTGGCTGAAAACGAGCAAATTATTGCGTCTAAAGCCATAGAACACATCAGCCAGCTACCAACATCTTTGCCTCAAGGTGTTATCCATGCCGATCTGTTTCATGACAACGCCCTTTTCGATCAACAAAAGCTCAGTGGCATCATTGATTGGTATTTTGCAGGCATCGACAGCTATGCACTCGACATCGCCATTACTTTGAATGACTGGTGTTTGAACGATGATGATGCCGTTTTTGCAGATAACCAAGTTCGATTCATGGCCGCGTATCAATCGGTTCGCCCGCTCAGCAAAGACGAGTTGCAAGCCGTGCCGATCCTGCAAGTGCAGTCGGGTTTGCGTTTTTGGTTAAGTCGACTTTTAGCCCAAAGAGAACACGGCGCATCGAGCGAAGCGATTACCGTTAAAGACCCTGAGCTAATGAAACGGCTTTTAGTTCGGCTAATGTCATCTTTAGGCACTATACTGTAG
- the polA gene encoding DNA polymerase I — MVNTSAPIVLVDGSSYLFRAFHALPPLTNSEGIQTGAIKGVTSMLKKLVESYPNSPIAVIFDAKGPTFRNEMYAEYKANRPPMPEELREQIVPVHDMVVAMGLPLLCIEGVEADDVIGTLAEQATQAGLECVISTGDKDMAQLVSPHVSLLNTMKNEYLNVEGVREKYGFGPELMIDYLALMGDKVDNIPGVPGVGEKTALALIQGLGGLNDIYSRLDEVAQLTFRGAKTMAAKLEAHKEMAYLSYELATIKLDVELDVCVQDIKTNDPDNEQLLALYQRFQFKTWIRELSGETTETAANSASRNTKAASIEDRAEFKSIEPEQTNYTLVASTEELASIKAEIEKTGHLSYVPVWQDGHYNHRELAGLAIASAPGLSWYFPFAADIGTVLDTDSVVQWFKDLIESHAITKTGSDFKSDYHWFNQKGIRPSRLLFDVEVMAFVYDSTCKRDKALATHFSPLSVDNLARLYLEKELKTLDDYLGKPGKKRLPVSAIDPNEIGLWFCERVDFQLRIQQWLGHGLKQRGLAQVYFDIEKPLSPILAAVERNGVVLDTDYMNQVSADFKSRLASLEQKAHDLAGTAFNIDSPKQLAEILFTKLELPVVKKTASGAPSTNEEVLKELAESHELPRLILESRHLRKLVGTYTDPLPTMVQQDENNDYRLHTSYHQTGAQTGRMSSHDPNLQNIPIRSEEGRSIRQAFIAPKGYKLLAADYSQIELRIMTHLSQDENLVTAFKEGRDIHRATAAEVMGVAEEDVTTEQRRSAKAINFGLIYGMSAFGLANQLGISRTEAKKYVEAYFERYPGVKRYMDETQAEASETGYVETIYGRRLYLPGIQSSNQMVRKGAERTAINAPMQGSAADIIKMAMVDVQKWLEGSPLRARMIMQVHDELVFEVHEDDFAELSSGVRFRMQHCAQLDVPLIVDIGVGNNWDEAH, encoded by the coding sequence ATGGTTAATACTTCAGCGCCAATTGTCTTGGTAGATGGTTCTTCTTATTTATTTAGAGCGTTTCATGCTCTGCCGCCGCTGACCAATTCAGAAGGCATCCAAACAGGCGCTATTAAAGGCGTCACTTCGATGTTAAAAAAGCTAGTCGAATCGTACCCAAATAGCCCGATTGCCGTCATTTTTGATGCCAAGGGCCCTACCTTTCGAAATGAAATGTATGCCGAATATAAGGCTAACAGGCCACCCATGCCGGAGGAATTGCGTGAGCAAATCGTGCCCGTACATGACATGGTGGTCGCGATGGGGTTGCCTCTTTTGTGCATTGAAGGCGTTGAGGCCGACGATGTTATTGGAACCTTGGCGGAGCAGGCTACTCAAGCGGGTTTAGAGTGTGTTATTAGTACCGGCGATAAAGATATGGCACAGCTGGTCAGCCCACATGTATCGTTGCTCAATACCATGAAAAATGAATACTTAAATGTTGAAGGCGTACGAGAAAAGTATGGCTTTGGCCCTGAGCTAATGATCGATTACCTCGCTCTGATGGGCGACAAAGTGGATAACATTCCAGGCGTTCCGGGTGTGGGCGAAAAAACGGCTTTAGCGTTAATACAAGGGCTGGGCGGTTTGAATGACATCTATAGTCGATTAGACGAGGTGGCGCAGCTAACCTTCAGAGGCGCGAAAACCATGGCCGCTAAGCTTGAAGCGCATAAAGAAATGGCGTACTTAAGCTACGAACTGGCCACCATAAAACTCGATGTTGAGTTGGATGTTTGCGTTCAAGACATTAAAACGAATGACCCAGATAATGAACAGTTGTTGGCCTTGTATCAACGTTTTCAATTTAAGACTTGGATTCGAGAGCTATCGGGCGAAACGACTGAAACAGCTGCCAATTCAGCTTCTCGTAATACAAAGGCGGCCTCCATTGAAGATCGTGCCGAGTTTAAATCGATAGAACCTGAGCAAACAAATTACACCCTAGTGGCTTCTACTGAAGAACTCGCCAGCATTAAGGCCGAAATAGAAAAAACAGGGCACCTTAGCTATGTACCGGTGTGGCAAGATGGGCACTACAATCACCGCGAGCTGGCTGGTCTAGCCATTGCTTCAGCGCCGGGGCTTAGCTGGTATTTTCCATTTGCCGCCGATATTGGCACAGTGCTCGATACCGATTCTGTCGTGCAATGGTTTAAAGATCTTATTGAATCGCATGCCATTACCAAAACTGGCAGTGATTTTAAATCCGATTACCATTGGTTTAATCAAAAAGGCATACGGCCTTCACGGCTACTGTTTGATGTTGAAGTCATGGCCTTTGTTTACGACAGTACGTGTAAGCGCGATAAAGCGCTGGCAACGCATTTTAGCCCGCTGTCCGTCGATAATTTAGCGCGCCTCTATCTAGAAAAAGAGCTCAAAACGCTCGATGATTATCTAGGCAAGCCTGGTAAAAAGCGGTTACCGGTATCGGCCATTGATCCTAATGAGATTGGTTTGTGGTTCTGTGAACGGGTTGATTTTCAGCTTCGCATACAGCAGTGGCTGGGTCATGGCCTGAAACAGCGCGGCTTAGCGCAAGTTTATTTTGACATTGAAAAACCTTTATCGCCTATTTTAGCGGCCGTTGAGCGCAATGGCGTGGTTCTCGATACCGATTATATGAATCAAGTGAGCGCCGATTTTAAATCTCGCCTCGCCTCGCTGGAGCAAAAAGCTCACGATTTAGCCGGTACAGCGTTCAATATTGATTCACCAAAACAGTTGGCCGAAATATTATTCACGAAATTAGAGCTACCTGTGGTTAAAAAAACCGCTAGCGGTGCACCTTCAACCAATGAAGAAGTTTTAAAAGAATTGGCCGAATCGCATGAACTACCCAGGTTGATTCTAGAGTCTAGGCATCTTAGGAAGTTAGTGGGTACATACACTGATCCGTTGCCCACCATGGTTCAGCAAGATGAGAATAACGATTACCGCTTGCACACCAGTTACCATCAAACCGGTGCGCAAACGGGTCGAATGAGTTCGCATGATCCAAATTTGCAAAACATTCCGATTCGGTCAGAAGAAGGACGCTCGATCCGGCAAGCCTTCATCGCGCCAAAAGGGTACAAGCTGCTCGCAGCCGATTACTCTCAGATTGAATTACGGATTATGACGCACCTGAGTCAAGATGAAAATTTAGTCACGGCTTTTAAAGAAGGTCGGGATATTCATCGTGCAACCGCCGCCGAAGTAATGGGGGTTGCTGAAGAGGATGTGACAACAGAGCAGAGACGCTCAGCCAAGGCAATTAACTTTGGTCTTATATACGGAATGTCAGCTTTTGGCTTAGCCAATCAGTTAGGGATAAGCCGAACCGAGGCTAAAAAATACGTTGAAGCTTATTTTGAACGCTACCCTGGCGTGAAGCGCTATATGGATGAAACTCAAGCCGAAGCGAGCGAAACAGGCTACGTTGAAACGATCTATGGCCGTCGCCTATATTTACCAGGCATTCAATCTTCTAACCAGATGGTGCGTAAAGGTGCGGAGAGAACTGCGATTAATGCGCCTATGCAAGGCTCAGCGGCCGATATTATTAAGATGGCCATGGTTGACGTTCAAAAATGGCTCGAAGGTTCGCCGTTGCGTGCCCGCATGATAATGCAAGTGCACGATGAACTGGTATTTGAAGTGCATGAAGATGACTTTGCCGAGTTGAGCTCAGGTGTGCGTTTCAGGATGCAGCATTGCGCGCAACTCGATGTGCCGTTGATTGTTGATATCGGCGTTGGCAATAACTGGGATGAAGCACATTAA
- a CDS encoding response regulator, protein MSLPLLVVDDSNFARKQVIRALPKGWDVEVSQAGDGQQAIEAIKAGKGDVVLLDLTMPVMDGFAVLEEIKANDLPAVVIVISGDIQPEAYARVMKMGALAFIKKPLAADELNKVLSDFGIYSGEES, encoded by the coding sequence ATGTCGTTACCCTTATTAGTGGTCGATGATTCGAATTTTGCACGAAAACAAGTGATCCGTGCGTTGCCTAAAGGCTGGGATGTTGAAGTTTCCCAAGCTGGAGATGGCCAGCAAGCTATCGAAGCTATTAAAGCTGGCAAAGGTGATGTGGTGTTGCTAGATCTGACCATGCCAGTAATGGATGGCTTTGCCGTGCTTGAAGAAATAAAAGCTAACGACCTGCCGGCCGTCGTCATTGTTATTTCAGGTGATATTCAGCCTGAAGCCTATGCACGTGTCATGAAAATGGGCGCTTTAGCGTTCATAAAAAAACCGTTAGCAGCTGATGAACTCAATAAAGTATTAAGTGACTTTGGCATTTATTCTGGCGAGGAGTCTTGA
- a CDS encoding hydrogen peroxide-inducible genes activator, translating into MTLTELKYIIALAQEKHFGRAAQRCSVAQPTLSVAIRKMEDKLKVAIFERNKNGVTVTPIGEKIVAQANRVLEETVKIDDIANAGKDQLLAPIRLGVIFTIGPYLLPHIIPQLRTTTPNMPLSIEENFTANLRLRLREGHLDALIIALPFNETDVLTKPLYDEPFDILLPAQHPLAAQKDISEQELSAENLLLLGQGHCFRDQILDDCPLIAAATRNPEGKTQTMADGTSLETLRHMVASNLGITILPRSATGSHLYKEDLVVVRPFRGQAPTRTVALAWRTSFPRPSAIDAIEGAIRLCKTH; encoded by the coding sequence ATGACGTTAACCGAACTCAAGTACATCATTGCACTGGCGCAAGAAAAACATTTTGGTCGCGCGGCACAGCGTTGCTCCGTTGCACAACCCACCTTGAGTGTCGCCATTCGAAAAATGGAAGATAAACTTAAAGTAGCTATCTTCGAGCGCAATAAAAACGGCGTTACTGTTACGCCTATTGGGGAAAAAATAGTGGCTCAAGCGAATCGTGTGCTTGAGGAAACCGTTAAAATAGACGACATAGCAAACGCGGGGAAAGATCAGTTATTAGCGCCGATTCGTTTAGGCGTAATATTTACCATTGGTCCGTATTTGCTTCCTCATATTATTCCTCAACTTAGAACAACGACACCGAATATGCCTTTGTCGATTGAAGAAAACTTCACCGCCAATTTACGACTTCGATTGAGAGAAGGGCACTTGGATGCGTTAATCATTGCACTGCCCTTTAATGAAACCGATGTACTTACTAAACCACTTTACGATGAGCCATTTGATATTTTATTGCCTGCGCAACATCCATTAGCCGCGCAAAAAGATATTTCAGAGCAAGAACTCAGTGCTGAAAACTTACTGCTGCTGGGCCAAGGTCATTGTTTTAGAGACCAAATTTTAGACGACTGCCCATTGATTGCCGCCGCCACCCGAAACCCAGAAGGCAAAACCCAAACCATGGCCGATGGTACGTCACTTGAAACCCTAAGGCACATGGTGGCGTCTAACCTAGGAATCACAATTTTGCCTCGATCCGCCACCGGTTCTCACCTTTATAAAGAAGACTTAGTGGTCGTTCGCCCTTTCCGCGGCCAAGCCCCGACTCGAACCGTCGCGCTTGCTTGGCGAACCAGCTTTCCTCGACCGAGTGCGATCGATGCAATTGAGGGTGCCATTCGGCTATGCAAAACCCATTAA
- a CDS encoding histidine kinase → MNADSLNEDLRDCFQEISNVAVGRAANLLAQLLDTFVLMPIPTVNLLERAELSMALTSIGESGSVSAVCQGFTGSKIAGEALLIFNDASFTDMAELTHYEGEITEQIELELLMDIANILIGACLNGLAEQIDVNFSQGQPNLLGQHMNIAEMLSEQDSQWKRALTIELPYKLEGRNVDCDLLLLFTEDSLSVLADKLSYMLED, encoded by the coding sequence ATGAATGCAGATTCACTTAATGAAGATTTAAGGGATTGTTTTCAAGAAATTAGTAACGTGGCCGTTGGGCGTGCAGCAAACTTGCTGGCGCAGTTACTCGATACTTTTGTGTTAATGCCTATTCCTACCGTGAACCTACTTGAACGTGCCGAATTAAGCATGGCATTAACTTCTATAGGTGAATCCGGCTCAGTGAGTGCGGTGTGCCAAGGCTTTACGGGGTCGAAAATAGCAGGCGAGGCCCTTTTGATTTTTAACGATGCCAGTTTTACGGACATGGCTGAGTTAACGCATTATGAAGGCGAAATTACCGAGCAAATAGAATTAGAGCTGTTGATGGATATTGCCAATATCCTAATCGGCGCCTGTTTGAATGGTCTTGCAGAACAAATCGACGTGAACTTCTCGCAAGGGCAGCCAAACTTGCTGGGGCAGCACATGAATATTGCTGAAATGCTCAGCGAGCAAGATTCGCAATGGAAGCGAGCATTAACCATTGAGTTACCTTACAAGTTAGAAGGTCGCAATGTAGATTGTGATTTATTGTTATTGTTTACAGAAGACAGTTTGAGCGTATTAGCCGATAAACTGTCTTATATGCTGGAGGACTGA